A region of Streptomyces deccanensis DNA encodes the following proteins:
- a CDS encoding class I SAM-dependent methyltransferase has product MSRSPYDTESQLPSLPEEILAYYERGGELTRLRQGAGRLEFWRTQDLLRRLLPGAPARVLDVGGGTGIHAEWLAEDGYEVEVVDPVPLHVERSGRLPGVTARLGDARALPVEDAGYDVVLFLGPLYHLPELPDRVRALAEARRAVRPGGVVVAATINRFAGLNDTLMQGNYFIPERRERTDAVSGHGRHRYSSADPHFTTAYFADPADVPGEFAEAGLVPEGQYGVEGVAWLMGGIEEWLDDLERREAVLAATRRIESEPTLLGASGHVLTVGRRPGEDLEGGLG; this is encoded by the coding sequence ATGAGCCGGTCACCGTACGACACCGAGTCCCAACTCCCTTCCCTGCCCGAGGAGATACTCGCCTACTACGAGCGCGGAGGGGAGCTCACCCGCCTCAGACAGGGCGCCGGTCGGCTGGAGTTCTGGCGCACCCAGGACCTCCTGCGCCGGCTGCTGCCGGGGGCTCCCGCGCGCGTGCTCGACGTCGGTGGCGGCACGGGGATCCACGCCGAGTGGCTGGCCGAGGACGGGTACGAGGTCGAGGTCGTCGATCCCGTGCCGCTGCACGTGGAGCGGTCCGGGCGGCTTCCCGGAGTCACCGCCCGCCTCGGGGACGCCCGCGCGCTGCCCGTCGAGGACGCCGGGTACGACGTCGTCCTGTTCCTCGGGCCGCTCTACCACCTTCCCGAACTCCCCGACCGGGTACGGGCGTTGGCCGAGGCCCGACGGGCGGTTCGGCCGGGCGGGGTGGTGGTCGCGGCCACCATCAACCGTTTCGCGGGGCTCAACGACACCCTCATGCAGGGGAACTACTTCATCCCGGAGCGCCGCGAGCGCACCGACGCCGTGTCGGGCCACGGCAGGCACCGGTACTCGTCGGCCGATCCGCACTTCACCACCGCCTACTTCGCCGATCCCGCCGACGTGCCGGGCGAGTTCGCCGAGGCCGGGCTCGTACCCGAGGGGCAGTACGGCGTCGAGGGCGTCGCCTGGCTGATGGGCGGGATCGAGGAGTGGCTGGACGACCTGGAGCGCCGGGAGGCCGTGCTGGCGGCGACCCGTCGTATCGAGTCGGAGCCGACGCTGCTGGGGGCGAGCGGACATGTGCTGACGGTGGGGCGGAGGCCGGGAGAAGACCTGGAGGGCGGCCTCGGCTGA
- a CDS encoding gamma-glutamyltransferase family protein, whose product MFTTRPTLQGTFGMVSSTHWLASQSAMAVLEDGGNAFDAAVAAGFVLHVVEPHLNGPAGEVPIILAPAGGEVRVLCGQGVAPAGASAAHYRGLGLELVPGTGPLAAAVPGAFDAWMLLLRDHGTKDLADVLKYAIGYAEDGHAPVENVGATVESVRDLFEKEWLSSAEVYLPDGRAPRPGELFRNPALAATWRRLLAEVEGAGDREARIEAARAVWRSGFVAEALVRQAGRPTLDTSGERHTGTLTLADLAAWSATYEAPATYDWNGWTLCKAGPWSQGPVLLQQLALLPPELPPYGSAEYVHLLVEGCKLAMADREAWYGDAAPVPLAELLSDEYNAARRALVGDTASYELLPGAPGGRTPRLSAHAHVVATDEPGFSALGVGEPTVAKGLGGGGEPTVAKSPRSPVPGEPEVAADGGTRGDTCHLDVVDRWGNMVAATPSGGWLQSNPVVPELGFPLGTRLQMAWLDEGLPNTLTPGRRPRTTLTPSLALRDGVPVMAFGTPGGDQQDQWQLHFFLAAALRPRVRGGLDLQGAIDAPNWHNDSFPGSFYPRGMRPGSVTVESRTPPPVVEELRRRGHHVVVGEAWSEGRLCAVARDPRTGVLSAAANPRGMQGYAVGR is encoded by the coding sequence GTGTTCACCACCCGCCCGACGCTCCAGGGGACCTTCGGCATGGTGTCCTCCACGCACTGGCTCGCCTCGCAGTCGGCGATGGCCGTGCTGGAGGACGGCGGCAACGCGTTCGACGCGGCCGTGGCGGCGGGCTTCGTCCTGCATGTCGTCGAACCGCACCTGAACGGCCCGGCGGGCGAGGTGCCGATCATCCTCGCCCCGGCCGGCGGGGAGGTCCGGGTGCTGTGCGGACAGGGCGTGGCGCCCGCCGGGGCGTCCGCCGCGCACTACCGGGGGCTGGGCCTGGAACTCGTCCCCGGCACGGGCCCCCTGGCCGCCGCCGTGCCGGGCGCGTTCGACGCGTGGATGCTCCTCCTGCGCGACCACGGCACCAAGGACCTGGCCGACGTCCTGAAGTACGCCATCGGCTACGCGGAGGACGGACACGCGCCCGTGGAGAACGTGGGGGCGACCGTCGAGTCCGTACGGGACCTCTTCGAGAAGGAGTGGCTGTCCTCGGCGGAGGTGTACCTGCCGGACGGACGGGCGCCCCGGCCCGGCGAACTGTTCCGCAACCCCGCCCTGGCCGCGACCTGGCGGCGCCTGCTCGCCGAGGTCGAGGGGGCCGGGGACCGGGAGGCCCGGATCGAGGCGGCGCGCGCGGTGTGGCGCTCCGGCTTCGTCGCCGAGGCCCTCGTCCGCCAGGCCGGCCGGCCGACCCTGGACACCAGCGGCGAACGGCACACCGGCACGCTCACCCTGGCCGACCTCGCCGCCTGGTCCGCGACCTACGAGGCACCGGCGACGTACGACTGGAACGGCTGGACCCTGTGCAAGGCCGGCCCCTGGAGCCAGGGCCCCGTCCTCCTCCAGCAACTCGCCCTGCTGCCGCCCGAACTGCCCCCGTACGGGTCCGCCGAGTACGTGCACCTCCTCGTCGAGGGCTGCAAGCTCGCCATGGCGGACCGGGAGGCCTGGTACGGGGACGCGGCGCCGGTGCCGCTCGCCGAGCTGCTGTCCGACGAGTACAACGCCGCGCGGCGGGCGCTCGTCGGCGACACGGCGTCGTACGAGCTGCTGCCGGGCGCCCCGGGCGGCCGTACCCCGCGACTGAGCGCGCACGCGCACGTGGTGGCCACCGACGAACCGGGCTTCAGCGCGCTGGGGGTCGGCGAGCCCACGGTCGCCAAGGGCCTCGGGGGAGGGGGCGAGCCCACCGTGGCGAAGAGCCCCAGGTCGCCGGTGCCGGGGGAGCCGGAGGTCGCGGCGGACGGCGGTACCCGGGGCGACACCTGCCACCTCGACGTCGTCGACCGCTGGGGCAACATGGTCGCGGCCACGCCCAGCGGCGGCTGGCTGCAGTCCAACCCGGTGGTGCCCGAACTGGGCTTCCCGCTCGGCACCCGGCTGCAGATGGCCTGGCTGGACGAGGGCCTGCCCAACACCCTCACCCCGGGCCGTCGCCCGCGCACCACGCTCACCCCGTCGCTGGCGCTGCGCGACGGGGTGCCCGTCATGGCCTTCGGCACGCCCGGCGGCGACCAGCAGGACCAGTGGCAGCTGCACTTCTTCCTCGCCGCCGCCCTCCGGCCACGGGTGCGCGGCGGGCTCGACCTCCAGGGCGCGATCGACGCCCCGAACTGGCACAACGACAGCTTCCCCGGCTCCTTCTACCCGCGCGGCATGCGCCCCGGCAGCGTCACCGTCGAGTCCCGGACGCCCCCGCCGGTCGTGGAGGAACTGCGCCGGCGCGGCCATCACGTGGTCGTCGGCGAGGCGTGGTCCGAGGGCCGGCTGTGCGCGGTCGCACGCGACCCGCGGACCGGGGTGCTGTCGGCGGCGGCGAACCCGCGCGGCATGCAGGGGTACGCGGTCGGGCGCTGA
- a CDS encoding inositol monophosphatase family protein — MIEANETIDEFLARHASDVEEAIRKAAATEIMPRFRQLAAHEVDQKSGPHDLVTDADRKAELYLTEALSELLPGSVVVGEEAVHADPASYEALQGEAPVWIVDPVDGTRQFVRGEPGFCTLVALARGGVLLASWTYAPALDTLAVAIRGQGATLDGEPLRAGSPDPGRDLDIATSHPDYTTEEQKRALLGLWSDGVSPRACGSAGLEYLAIARGHLDAVAFSWEAAWDHAAGLLLVEEAGGAHLTLTGEPFRITGGNTLPFTTARDAATARRVRGLLTGGA; from the coding sequence ATGATCGAAGCCAACGAAACCATCGACGAGTTTCTCGCCCGACACGCCTCGGACGTCGAGGAAGCGATCCGCAAGGCCGCCGCCACGGAGATCATGCCGCGCTTCCGGCAGCTCGCCGCGCACGAGGTCGACCAGAAGAGCGGCCCGCACGACCTGGTGACCGACGCCGACCGCAAGGCCGAGCTGTATCTGACGGAGGCGCTCTCCGAGCTGCTGCCCGGCTCGGTCGTGGTCGGCGAGGAGGCGGTGCACGCCGACCCCGCGTCGTACGAGGCGCTCCAGGGGGAGGCACCGGTCTGGATCGTCGACCCGGTGGACGGCACCCGGCAGTTCGTGCGCGGCGAGCCCGGGTTCTGCACCCTCGTCGCCCTCGCCCGGGGCGGAGTGCTGCTCGCCTCCTGGACGTACGCGCCCGCCCTCGACACGCTCGCCGTGGCGATCCGCGGGCAGGGGGCCACGCTCGACGGCGAGCCGCTGCGTGCCGGGTCGCCCGACCCCGGCCGTGACCTCGACATAGCCACCTCCCACCCGGACTACACCACGGAGGAGCAGAAGCGGGCCCTGCTCGGCCTCTGGTCCGACGGGGTGTCCCCACGCGCCTGCGGCTCGGCCGGGCTGGAGTATCTCGCCATCGCCAGGGGTCACTTGGACGCGGTCGCCTTCAGCTGGGAAGCGGCCTGGGACCACGCGGCGGGCCTCCTCCTGGTCGAGGAGGCGGGCGGCGCCCACCTCACCCTGACCGGCGAGCCCTTCCGCATCACGGGCGGCAACACCCTGCCCTTCACCACGGCCCGGGACGCGGCCACGGCCCGCCGGGTACGGGGTCTGCTGACGGGCGGCGCCTGA
- a CDS encoding phytoene desaturase family protein, with product MLDAVVVGAGPNGLTAAVELARRGFSVAVFEAKDTVGGGARTAELTLPGFHHDPCSAAHPLGVNSPAFRAMPLHRHGLEWLHADLPMAHPFLDGSAAVLSRSVGETAASFGPRDAGAYRRLVEPFLPKWDTLARDFMSLPLSALPRDPVTLARFGLVGLPPSTWLMRRFKDERAKALFAGLVAHVIAPLGGLATGAVGLVFALAAHAAGWPVARGGSQAISDALAAYLVDLGGTLHTDYEVKRLDDLPPARAYVFDTSPTALARIAGFGGHYDAYRYGASVFKLDYALDGPVPWTAEEARRAGTVQVGASRAEIGAALHAASRQNRAPDPPFLITVQPSLVDPGRAPEGKHVFWAYGHVPNGWTGDLTDAVERQLERFAPGFRDRVLARATAGPPELAAHNANYVGGDIACGAASGLQLLLRPRLSLRPYDTPHPAVFICSSATPPGPGVHGMSGHNAAKAVWRRLRQEP from the coding sequence ATGCTCGACGCGGTGGTGGTGGGGGCGGGGCCGAACGGCCTGACGGCCGCCGTGGAGCTGGCCCGGCGCGGGTTCTCCGTGGCCGTGTTCGAGGCGAAGGACACCGTGGGAGGGGGCGCCCGCACCGCGGAGCTGACCCTGCCCGGGTTCCACCACGACCCCTGCTCGGCCGCCCACCCGCTCGGCGTCAACTCGCCCGCGTTCAGGGCGATGCCGCTCCACCGCCACGGCCTGGAGTGGCTGCACGCCGACCTCCCGATGGCGCACCCCTTCCTCGACGGCTCGGCGGCCGTGCTGTCGCGCTCGGTGGGGGAGACGGCCGCCTCGTTCGGACCGCGTGACGCGGGCGCGTACCGCCGACTGGTCGAGCCCTTCCTGCCCAAGTGGGACACGCTCGCCCGGGACTTCATGTCGCTGCCGCTGTCCGCGCTGCCCCGCGACCCGGTCACCCTCGCCCGCTTCGGTCTCGTCGGCCTGCCGCCGTCGACCTGGCTGATGCGCCGCTTCAAGGACGAGCGGGCCAAGGCGCTGTTCGCCGGACTCGTCGCCCATGTCATCGCCCCGCTCGGCGGCCTCGCCACCGGCGCCGTCGGCCTGGTCTTCGCCCTGGCGGCGCACGCGGCCGGCTGGCCGGTCGCCCGGGGCGGCTCACAGGCCATCTCGGACGCGCTCGCCGCCTATCTGGTGGACCTCGGCGGCACCCTGCACACGGACTACGAGGTCAAGCGGCTCGACGACCTGCCGCCCGCCCGCGCCTACGTCTTCGACACCTCACCCACCGCGTTGGCCCGGATCGCGGGCTTCGGCGGCCACTACGACGCCTACCGCTACGGCGCGAGCGTCTTCAAGCTCGACTACGCCCTGGACGGCCCCGTGCCCTGGACCGCCGAGGAGGCGCGTCGCGCGGGCACCGTCCAGGTCGGGGCGAGCAGGGCCGAGATCGGGGCGGCGCTGCACGCGGCCTCCCGGCAGAACCGCGCACCCGACCCGCCCTTCCTGATCACCGTCCAGCCCAGCCTGGTGGACCCCGGCCGGGCCCCCGAGGGCAAGCACGTCTTCTGGGCCTACGGCCACGTCCCGAACGGCTGGACGGGAGACCTGACGGACGCCGTCGAGCGCCAACTGGAGCGCTTCGCCCCGGGGTTCCGCGACCGCGTGCTCGCCCGCGCCACCGCGGGCCCGCCCGAACTCGCCGCGCACAACGCGAACTACGTGGGCGGCGACATCGCCTGCGGCGCCGCCTCCGGCCTCCAACTGCTGCTCCGCCCGAGGCTCTCGCTCCGCCCGTACGACACCCCGCACCCGGCCGTGTTCATCTGCTCCTCGGCGACCCCGCCGGGACCCGGGGTGCACGGCATGTCGGGCCACAACGCGGCCAAGGCGGTGTGGCGCAGGCTGCGGCAGGAACCCTGA
- a CDS encoding SCO3242 family prenyltransferase, with translation MKDRRAGAGSGPRPRVGLADLAQLVRAPAALSVPGDVLAGAAAAGHPLGARTVGVMGSSVCLYWAGMALNDYADATVDAVERPERPVPSGRIPRRTALAVAGTLTAGGLALAAASGGRRSLMGALPLAAAVWAYDLKLKSTPAGPAAMASARALDVLAGALAAGGGPDRTTGTGAALLRGAVPAALVGAHTYTLTALSRHEISGAPARLPAATLAASTTTALATALPAARTAVAWRAGRLQGRAGTTAAVRAAVVAAGALAYLGSYGTAQARAVREPSGDNVRRAVGAGILGLMPLQAALTARSGATAAAAALGVVHPLARRLARRISPT, from the coding sequence ATGAAAGATCGGAGAGCGGGGGCGGGCTCCGGCCCGCGGCCTCGCGTGGGCCTCGCCGACCTCGCACAACTGGTGCGCGCCCCGGCCGCGTTGAGCGTCCCGGGCGACGTGCTCGCGGGCGCCGCCGCAGCCGGGCACCCGCTGGGCGCGCGGACGGTCGGCGTGATGGGTTCGTCCGTCTGCCTCTACTGGGCCGGCATGGCCCTCAACGACTACGCCGACGCCACGGTCGACGCGGTCGAACGCCCCGAGCGCCCCGTCCCGTCCGGCCGGATCCCGCGCCGCACCGCGCTCGCCGTCGCGGGCACCCTGACCGCCGGGGGCCTCGCGCTCGCCGCCGCCTCGGGGGGCCGCCGGAGCCTCATGGGAGCGCTTCCGCTGGCCGCCGCCGTCTGGGCGTACGACCTCAAGCTCAAGTCCACCCCGGCCGGCCCCGCCGCCATGGCCTCAGCGCGGGCCCTCGACGTCCTCGCGGGCGCGTTGGCCGCCGGGGGCGGACCGGACCGCACGACCGGGACCGGTGCAGCCCTGCTGCGCGGCGCCGTCCCCGCCGCGCTGGTCGGCGCCCACACCTACACCCTGACCGCCCTCAGCCGCCACGAGATCTCGGGCGCCCCCGCCCGGCTGCCGGCCGCGACCCTCGCCGCCTCCACGACGACCGCCCTCGCCACGGCGCTCCCGGCCGCCCGCACCGCCGTCGCCTGGCGCGCCGGGCGACTTCAGGGGCGCGCGGGCACCACCGCCGCCGTCCGGGCCGCCGTGGTGGCCGCGGGCGCCCTCGCCTACCTCGGCAGCTACGGAACGGCTCAGGCCCGGGCCGTGAGGGAACCGTCGGGCGACAACGTACGGCGGGCCGTCGGGGCCGGGATCCTCGGGCTGATGCCGCTGCAGGCCGCGTTGACCGCACGCAGCGGAGCCACGGCAGCGGCGGCGGCCCTCGGCGTCGTACACCCCCTCGCGCGGCGGCTCGCCCGGCGCATATCCCCCACCTGA
- a CDS encoding sugar phosphate isomerase/epimerase family protein → MTPPPTPLRFGYGTNGFTNHRLGDVLAVLADLGYDGVALTLDHGHLDPYADDLPRRVAAIARDLARHGLDVTVETGAPYLLDPWGKHHPTLMADGAERRIDLLRRAVRIAAELGSPTVHLCSGPAPGDGLPERDAWKRLAAGVETVLETAEEYGVSLAFEPEPYMFVDTVERCLELAELVGGHELFGITFDVGHAHCVEERTVLECVRLAAPRLLNVQIEDMRRGVHRHLELGTGEIDFPPVLAALQDLDHRGLVSVEIQGGSLDAPEVARRSLDFLRAATVRPRTS, encoded by the coding sequence ATGACCCCGCCCCCCACCCCCCTCAGATTCGGCTACGGCACCAACGGCTTCACCAACCACCGGCTGGGCGATGTCCTCGCGGTCCTCGCCGACCTCGGCTACGACGGCGTCGCCCTCACCCTCGACCACGGCCACCTCGACCCGTACGCGGACGACCTGCCCCGGCGGGTGGCCGCGATCGCCCGGGACCTGGCCCGGCACGGACTGGACGTCACCGTGGAGACCGGCGCGCCCTACCTCCTCGACCCCTGGGGCAAGCATCATCCGACCCTCATGGCGGACGGCGCCGAACGCAGGATCGACCTGCTGCGACGGGCCGTACGCATCGCCGCCGAGCTCGGCTCGCCCACCGTCCACCTGTGCAGCGGCCCCGCACCGGGCGACGGTCTGCCGGAGCGGGACGCGTGGAAACGGCTCGCGGCGGGCGTCGAGACCGTCCTGGAGACGGCGGAGGAGTACGGCGTCTCGCTGGCCTTCGAACCCGAGCCGTACATGTTCGTCGACACCGTGGAGCGGTGCCTCGAACTCGCCGAACTGGTCGGTGGGCACGAGCTGTTCGGGATCACCTTCGACGTGGGGCACGCCCACTGCGTCGAGGAGCGGACCGTCCTGGAGTGCGTCCGCCTCGCCGCCCCGCGTCTGCTGAACGTGCAGATCGAGGACATGCGGCGGGGCGTCCACCGGCATCTCGAACTCGGCACCGGCGAGATCGACTTCCCGCCCGTGCTCGCCGCCCTCCAGGACCTCGACCACCGCGGACTGGTCTCCGTGGAGATCCAGGGCGGTTCCCTCGACGCCCCCGAAGTGGCCCGCCGCTCGCTCGACTTCCTGCGCGCGGCGACGGTCCGTCCCCGCACGTCCTGA
- a CDS encoding EboA domain-containing protein — protein MVSTGMPPAETAELSDPRTLLARHPLDPPARAWLDEAKARVTERPAAVRTLFPAARRRVGRARLDARWTVDEAARAVLLTALPLGGQPLADELAGLHRHGDPAEQRAVLRALPLLAAPDRGDASREPLGDLALPLVREALRGNDSGIIEAALGPYGAARLPDAEYRQAVLKCVFHEIPLDRIDGLPARADAELARMLADFAHERVAAGRDVPTDIWPVVRPFPAADRLTDGLAAETRAAAPERREAAERALAELRRTTASP, from the coding sequence ATGGTCTCCACCGGAATGCCGCCCGCCGAGACGGCCGAACTCTCCGACCCCCGAACCCTCCTCGCCCGCCACCCCCTGGATCCGCCCGCCCGCGCCTGGCTCGACGAGGCGAAGGCCCGGGTCACCGAGCGCCCCGCAGCCGTCCGCACCCTGTTCCCCGCCGCCCGAAGACGCGTCGGGCGTGCCCGGCTGGACGCGCGCTGGACCGTCGACGAGGCCGCCCGCGCGGTCCTGCTCACCGCGCTGCCGCTGGGCGGACAGCCGCTCGCCGACGAACTGGCCGGCCTGCACCGCCACGGCGACCCGGCCGAACAACGGGCGGTCCTGCGGGCCCTGCCGCTGCTCGCCGCCCCGGACCGCGGCGACGCCTCCCGGGAACCCCTCGGCGACCTCGCCCTGCCCCTCGTCCGGGAAGCCCTGCGGGGCAACGACAGCGGCATCATCGAGGCCGCCCTCGGCCCGTACGGCGCGGCCCGGCTGCCGGACGCCGAGTACCGGCAGGCCGTGCTGAAGTGCGTGTTCCACGAGATCCCCCTGGACCGGATCGACGGTCTCCCCGCCCGCGCCGACGCCGAACTCGCCCGCATGCTCGCCGACTTCGCCCACGAACGGGTCGCCGCGGGGCGTGACGTGCCGACGGACATCTGGCCCGTCGTCCGCCCCTTCCCCGCCGCCGACCGGCTCACCGACGGACTCGCCGCCGAGACGCGGGCCGCCGCACCCGAGCGCCGAGAGGCCGCCGAACGTGCCCTGGCGGAACTCCGCCGGACCACGGCCTCCCCCTAG
- a CDS encoding TatD family hydrolase, giving the protein MRIFDPHIHMTSRTTDDYEAMHAAGVRAVVEPAFWLGQPRTSPESFYDYFDALLGWEPYRAAQFGIQHFCTIALNPKEANDPRCRPVLDELPRYLAKDRVVAVGEIGYDSMTPEEDEALALQLQLAIEHELPALVHTPHRDKATGTRRTLDVVRESGIAPELVVLDHLNELTVGMVLDSGCWAGFSIYPRTKMSEDRMVTILQEHGTERVLVNSAADWGRSDPLKTRRTADAMLAAGFDDDTVDRVLWRNPVAFYGQSGRLDLDEPKPDEESSFQGNSVRRGGE; this is encoded by the coding sequence GTGCGCATCTTCGACCCCCACATCCACATGACCTCCCGCACCACCGACGACTACGAGGCGATGCACGCGGCCGGCGTGCGCGCCGTCGTCGAGCCGGCGTTCTGGCTGGGCCAGCCCCGCACCTCGCCCGAGAGCTTCTACGACTACTTCGACGCGCTGCTCGGCTGGGAGCCCTACCGGGCCGCCCAGTTCGGCATCCAGCACTTCTGCACGATCGCCCTCAACCCCAAGGAGGCCAACGACCCGCGCTGCCGGCCCGTCCTGGACGAACTGCCCCGCTACCTGGCCAAGGACCGCGTGGTCGCGGTCGGCGAGATCGGCTACGACTCCATGACGCCCGAGGAGGACGAGGCCCTCGCGCTCCAGCTCCAGCTCGCGATCGAGCACGAACTGCCCGCCCTGGTGCACACCCCGCACCGTGACAAGGCCACCGGCACCCGGCGGACCCTGGACGTCGTACGGGAGTCCGGCATCGCCCCCGAACTCGTCGTCCTCGACCACCTCAACGAACTGACCGTCGGCATGGTCCTCGACAGCGGCTGCTGGGCCGGGTTCTCGATCTACCCGAGGACCAAGATGAGCGAGGACCGCATGGTGACCATCCTCCAGGAACACGGCACCGAGCGCGTCCTCGTCAACTCGGCCGCCGACTGGGGCCGTTCGGACCCGCTCAAGACCCGGAGGACCGCGGACGCCATGCTCGCCGCCGGGTTCGACGACGACACCGTGGACCGGGTGCTGTGGCGCAACCCGGTCGCCTTCTACGGCCAGAGCGGACGGCTGGACCTCGACGAACCCAAGCCGGACGAGGAGTCCAGCTTCCAGGGCAACTCCGTCCGGCGCGGCGGGGAGTGA
- the eboE gene encoding metabolite traffic protein EboE yields MRFRHPDGTAVHLGYCSNVHQAEDVDGVLAQLADHAEPVRERLGVDRLGIGLWLARDVVARLTAEPGELARLKGELDARGLETVTLNAFPYAGFHRDVVKKDVYLPDWADEARLTHTLDCARVLAALLPDDAERGSVSTLPLAWRTPWPPERADTARRALDRLAAGLATIESDTGRRVRVGFEPEPGCVVETTAQAVRELRGLDPERLGVCLDACHLAVQFEEPGAALRRLAEAGLPVVKLQASCAIEAADPAAPTARTALRRLAEPRFLHQTRTAAIAGTGGEPRTPEGRAVAGFVAPEVRGVDDLPDALDGGLPTDTGPWRVHFHAPLHADPEPPLRTTADQLVRVLAGLLGGPSADCDHIEVETYTWSVLPEPPTDLPGGIAAELAWARDRLTDLGLKDDR; encoded by the coding sequence ATGCGCTTCCGTCACCCGGACGGCACCGCCGTCCACCTCGGCTACTGCAGCAACGTCCACCAGGCGGAGGATGTCGACGGCGTCCTCGCGCAGCTCGCCGACCACGCCGAACCGGTGCGGGAGCGGCTGGGCGTCGACCGGCTCGGCATCGGGCTCTGGCTCGCCCGTGACGTGGTCGCCCGCCTGACCGCCGAACCGGGCGAGTTGGCGCGACTCAAGGGCGAACTCGACGCCCGGGGCCTGGAGACCGTCACCCTCAACGCCTTCCCCTACGCCGGGTTCCACCGCGACGTGGTCAAGAAGGACGTCTACCTCCCCGACTGGGCGGACGAGGCCCGCCTGACGCACACCCTGGACTGCGCCCGTGTCCTCGCCGCGCTCCTGCCCGACGACGCGGAACGCGGCAGTGTCTCCACCCTGCCGCTGGCCTGGCGCACGCCCTGGCCGCCGGAGCGCGCCGACACGGCGCGCCGCGCCCTGGACCGGCTCGCCGCCGGGCTCGCCACGATCGAGTCGGACACCGGGCGCCGCGTCCGCGTCGGCTTCGAACCGGAGCCCGGCTGCGTCGTGGAGACCACCGCCCAGGCCGTACGGGAACTGCGCGGCCTCGACCCCGAACGACTCGGTGTCTGCCTCGACGCCTGCCATCTCGCCGTCCAGTTCGAGGAACCCGGCGCGGCCCTGCGCCGCCTCGCCGAGGCCGGGCTGCCGGTGGTCAAGCTCCAGGCGTCCTGCGCGATCGAGGCCGCCGACCCGGCCGCCCCCACCGCCCGCACGGCCCTCCGCCGCCTCGCGGAACCACGCTTCCTGCACCAGACGCGCACGGCGGCGATCGCGGGGACGGGCGGGGAGCCGCGTACGCCGGAGGGGCGGGCGGTGGCCGGGTTCGTGGCTCCGGAGGTGCGGGGTGTCGATGATCTGCCGGACGCGCTCGACGGGGGGCTGCCCACGGACACCGGTCCCTGGCGCGTCCACTTCCACGCACCGCTGCACGCCGACCCCGAACCGCCGCTGCGCACCACCGCCGACCAGCTGGTCCGGGTCCTGGCCGGACTCCTCGGCGGGCCCTCGGCGGACTGCGACCACATCGAGGTCGAGACCTACACCTGGTCCGTCCTCCCCGAACCGCCCACGGACCTGCCCGGCGGCATCGCCGCCGAACTCGCCTGGGCCCGCGACCGGTTGACCGACCTCGGCCTCAAGGACGACCGATGA